Proteins encoded by one window of Geobacter sp. DSM 9736:
- a CDS encoding pyruvate carboxylase has translation MQEKKFRKIMAANRGEIAIRIFRACTELGIGTVAIYSDEDKLSLHRYKADEAYLVGKGKGPIDAYLGIDEIISIAKRAEVDAIHPGYGFLSENAEFAEACERAGIAFIGPTADMQRALGDKVSARKVALAAGVRTVPGTEDPIEKEEEALKFAKESGYPIIIKAAAGGGGRGMRVAHNKKELLEGLVAARSEAKASFGNPAVFLERYLINPKHIEVQVLGDAYGNLVHFYERDCSIQRRHQKVVEFAPALCLTNKQRQELCTAALKIAGQVSYRNAGTVEFLVDQEGEWYFIEMNPRIQVEHTVTEMITGRNLVQAQILIAEGKKLSDPEINIPSQSAIDMRGYAIQCRITTEDPTNNFAPDFGTLTTYRSAAGFGVRLDAGNAFTGSKITPHYDSLLVKVTSWGLTFEEAAHVMHRSLQEFRVRGVKTNIPFLENVVTHQVFLAGTCDTSFIEKHPELLQIREKKDRASKVLKYIGDVVVNGSPGIARPLRSAELMEPHVPEIDYTKPRPAGSRDLLMELGAEGLSKWILEQKKLLLTDTTMRDAHQSNLATRMRTYDLLKIAEPTSYLGADLFSLECWGGATFDVSMRFLKECPWQRLHKLSEAIPNILFQMLLRGSNAVGYTNYPDNVVQRFVDEAAASGVDIFRVFDSLNWTTGMKVAMEAVRKTGKICEAAICYTGDITDPKREKYPLEYYVNMAKELEQMGAHILAIKDMAGLLKPMAAYKLVKALKENIGIPVHLHTHDTSSNGAATLLMACQAGVDIVDAALSSLSGLTAQPNLNALVAALKGTEWDPQVNYQGLQELANYWETVRDYYAPFESGLKSGTAEVYHHEIPGGQYSNYKPQVAGLGLLDRWEECKEMYYKVNHLFGDIVKVTPSSKVVGDMAMFLVKNNLEPEDVFTKADELAFPESVIGMFKGMLGQPYQGWPEALQKIILRGEEPISCRPGELLEPADFEEKRLESELKVGQPVDDKSLMSYLLYPHVYPEFVKHRQEFSDTSVIPTPIFFYGLEPGQETSIEIEPGKTLIIKLNAIGKVHPDGTRHIFFELNGQQRQVVVRDQSVQTDEAVREKADKGNTKHIGAPMPGKVLKVAVKPGDQVKAGDVLMVTEAMKMETNIKAKEDGAIAEVKFKEGEKVEKEDLIIVLA, from the coding sequence ATGCAGGAGAAAAAATTCAGAAAAATAATGGCTGCAAATCGCGGCGAGATTGCGATCCGTATCTTTCGTGCGTGCACGGAACTGGGTATCGGCACCGTCGCAATCTATTCCGACGAGGACAAGCTGTCGCTGCATCGCTACAAGGCTGACGAGGCTTACCTTGTAGGGAAGGGGAAGGGTCCCATCGATGCCTATCTGGGCATTGACGAGATCATCTCCATCGCGAAACGCGCCGAGGTGGACGCCATTCATCCGGGATACGGTTTTCTCTCGGAGAACGCGGAGTTTGCGGAAGCGTGCGAGAGGGCGGGCATAGCTTTCATCGGACCGACTGCAGACATGCAGCGCGCCCTCGGGGATAAGGTCTCTGCCCGGAAGGTGGCGCTGGCGGCTGGAGTCCGGACCGTACCGGGGACCGAAGATCCCATCGAGAAGGAAGAGGAGGCGCTGAAGTTCGCCAAGGAGTCGGGATACCCGATCATAATCAAAGCTGCGGCAGGTGGCGGCGGGCGCGGCATGCGGGTGGCCCACAACAAGAAGGAGCTGCTGGAAGGGCTGGTGGCGGCCCGCAGCGAAGCCAAGGCCTCCTTCGGCAACCCCGCAGTATTTCTGGAGCGCTACCTCATCAACCCCAAGCATATCGAGGTGCAGGTCCTCGGCGACGCCTACGGCAATCTCGTCCACTTCTACGAGCGGGACTGCTCGATCCAGCGCCGCCACCAGAAGGTGGTGGAGTTCGCGCCGGCTCTCTGTCTCACCAACAAGCAGCGCCAGGAGCTTTGCACTGCTGCCCTCAAGATAGCGGGGCAGGTCTCGTACCGCAACGCCGGGACCGTAGAGTTCCTCGTGGACCAGGAAGGGGAGTGGTACTTCATCGAGATGAACCCGCGCATCCAGGTGGAGCACACCGTCACCGAGATGATCACCGGCCGCAACCTCGTGCAGGCGCAGATCCTCATCGCCGAAGGGAAGAAGCTTTCCGACCCGGAGATCAACATCCCCTCCCAGAGCGCCATCGACATGCGCGGCTACGCCATCCAGTGCCGGATAACCACCGAGGACCCCACCAACAATTTCGCCCCCGACTTCGGGACCCTCACTACCTACCGTTCCGCGGCAGGCTTCGGCGTGCGTCTCGATGCTGGGAACGCCTTCACCGGCTCAAAGATCACCCCCCACTACGATTCCCTTCTCGTGAAGGTCACCAGTTGGGGCCTAACCTTCGAGGAAGCGGCCCACGTGATGCACCGCTCACTCCAGGAATTCCGCGTCCGCGGTGTTAAGACCAACATACCCTTCCTGGAGAACGTGGTGACTCATCAGGTTTTCCTGGCCGGAACATGCGATACTTCATTCATCGAGAAGCACCCGGAGCTTCTCCAGATCCGGGAGAAGAAGGACCGCGCCAGCAAGGTGCTGAAATACATAGGCGACGTAGTGGTGAACGGCTCACCCGGTATAGCCAGGCCGCTAAGATCGGCTGAGCTGATGGAGCCGCACGTCCCGGAGATCGACTACACCAAGCCGCGTCCTGCCGGTTCCCGCGACCTGCTCATGGAGCTGGGGGCGGAGGGGCTCTCCAAGTGGATCCTCGAACAGAAGAAGCTCCTTCTTACCGATACCACGATGCGGGACGCCCACCAGTCCAACCTGGCGACCCGGATGCGGACCTACGACCTGCTTAAGATCGCTGAGCCGACCTCCTACCTGGGGGCCGACCTCTTTTCGCTGGAGTGCTGGGGGGGCGCCACCTTCGACGTCTCAATGCGCTTCCTGAAAGAATGCCCCTGGCAGCGGCTCCACAAGCTCTCGGAGGCGATTCCGAACATCCTCTTCCAGATGCTCCTTCGCGGCTCCAACGCCGTCGGTTACACCAACTATCCCGACAACGTGGTGCAACGGTTCGTCGACGAGGCGGCTGCATCGGGTGTCGACATCTTCCGCGTGTTCGACTCCCTCAACTGGACCACCGGGATGAAGGTCGCCATGGAGGCGGTCCGCAAGACAGGGAAGATCTGCGAGGCCGCCATCTGTTACACCGGCGACATCACCGACCCGAAGCGGGAGAAGTATCCCCTCGAGTACTACGTGAACATGGCGAAGGAACTGGAGCAGATGGGGGCCCACATCCTCGCCATCAAGGACATGGCAGGGCTCCTGAAGCCGATGGCGGCATACAAGCTCGTGAAGGCGCTCAAGGAGAACATCGGCATTCCGGTCCACCTCCATACCCACGATACATCCTCCAACGGTGCTGCCACACTGCTGATGGCCTGCCAGGCAGGTGTGGACATCGTCGACGCCGCGCTCTCCTCACTTTCCGGCCTCACCGCCCAACCCAACCTGAACGCGCTGGTGGCGGCACTCAAGGGGACCGAATGGGACCCCCAGGTCAACTACCAGGGGCTGCAGGAACTGGCCAACTACTGGGAGACGGTGCGGGATTACTATGCACCGTTCGAATCGGGGCTCAAAAGCGGCACCGCAGAGGTCTACCACCACGAGATCCCCGGCGGCCAGTACTCCAACTACAAGCCGCAGGTGGCCGGCCTCGGCCTCCTCGACCGGTGGGAGGAGTGCAAGGAGATGTACTACAAGGTTAACCACCTCTTCGGCGACATCGTGAAGGTCACCCCCTCCTCCAAGGTTGTTGGGGACATGGCGATGTTCCTCGTCAAGAACAACCTGGAGCCGGAGGATGTCTTCACAAAGGCTGACGAGCTGGCCTTCCCCGAGTCGGTCATCGGGATGTTCAAGGGGATGCTCGGCCAGCCGTACCAGGGGTGGCCGGAGGCCCTCCAGAAGATCATCCTGCGCGGCGAGGAGCCGATCTCCTGCCGTCCCGGCGAGCTGCTGGAGCCGGCGGACTTCGAGGAGAAGCGCCTGGAATCGGAGCTGAAGGTCGGGCAGCCGGTGGATGACAAGTCCCTGATGAGCTACCTCCTCTATCCCCACGTCTACCCGGAGTTCGTAAAGCACCGCCAGGAGTTTTCCGACACCTCTGTCATTCCGACGCCGATCTTCTTCTACGGCCTGGAGCCGGGGCAGGAGACCTCCATCGAGATCGAGCCGGGAAAAACCCTTATCATCAAGCTCAACGCCATCGGAAAGGTACACCCAGACGGAACCCGCCACATCTTCTTCGAGCTGAACGGCCAGCAGCGGCAGGTCGTCGTGCGCGACCAGTCGGTGCAGACCGACGAGGCGGTTCGGGAGAAGGCGGATAAGGGGAACACCAAGCACATAGGCGCGCCCATGCCGGGCAAGGTCCTTAAGGTTGCGGTGAAGCCGGGGGATCAGGTGAAGGCCGGCGACGTCCTGATGGTCACAGAGGCGATGAAGATGGAGACCAACATAAAGGCGAAGGAGGACGGAGCGATCGCCGAGGTGAAGTTCAAGGAGGGGGAGAAGGTGGAGAAGGAGGACCTGATCATCGTCTTAGCGTAG
- a CDS encoding DUF5677 domain-containing protein, which produces MSSIHDAGFLSEEIKEWIQKHRKENEKWFSLSERCSKLGQEVLLSIKVNNNDLQKILVSLWFNRLLSHFQAIVLLMERGMLYEAQILLRTLVEVSFSLVSVAENPDIAQDFLKDDKVQQLKALNTYMNLPKNLRVQDEQQEAGIRKLIDDLKCEICKNKYKELKTEFIAQKAKMSDYYNTIYASLCSTVHSRIRDLESHLLLNQDNDIEQLNWGPDVSGLDMVLLAANETFIVSTKRVLQLFDLQEIAEEFNACGAEFDDM; this is translated from the coding sequence GTGTCATCAATACATGATGCCGGCTTCCTCTCAGAGGAAATAAAGGAATGGATTCAGAAACACAGGAAGGAAAACGAAAAGTGGTTTTCCTTAAGCGAGAGATGCAGCAAGCTCGGCCAGGAAGTCCTCCTTTCCATCAAGGTTAACAACAACGATCTTCAAAAGATTTTGGTATCTCTTTGGTTTAACAGGCTATTGAGCCATTTCCAGGCAATTGTGCTGCTCATGGAAAGAGGAATGCTATATGAAGCACAAATATTACTTCGAACTTTGGTAGAAGTATCTTTTTCGTTAGTTTCAGTTGCCGAGAATCCAGACATTGCACAGGATTTTCTAAAGGACGACAAAGTACAGCAATTAAAGGCATTGAACACCTACATGAACCTGCCAAAAAATCTACGAGTCCAAGACGAACAGCAGGAAGCCGGGATAAGGAAGCTGATCGATGACCTCAAATGCGAAATATGCAAAAACAAATACAAGGAACTTAAAACAGAATTCATCGCGCAAAAAGCCAAAATGTCGGATTACTACAACACGATATATGCAAGTTTATGCAGCACAGTTCACAGCAGAATCCGAGACCTTGAATCACACCTTCTTCTAAATCAGGACAATGACATCGAACAATTGAATTGGGGGCCTGATGTTTCAGGCCTTGACATGGTGCTTCTGGCAGCCAATGAAACTTTTATAGTATCTACAAAAAGAGTTTTACAACTATTTGATCTTCAAGAAATTGCAGAAGAGTTTAATGCGTGTGGTGCTGAATTCGACGATATGTGA
- a CDS encoding transposase: MARANRHYIPGQVWHITHRCHKKEFLLKFAKDRRRWQSWLFEAKKRFGLRVLNYAVTSNHIHLLVIDSAPEVIPNSIQLIAGRTAQEFNQRKERKGAFWEDRYHATAVERNEHLIRCLVYIDLNMVRAGVVKHPSEWENGGYNEIQNPRERYSVIDQQGLREFCGIPDSEQVADHHRKWVEDALVSGRPQRESLWSESIAVGSSGYVEEIKARLGIRAVGRMIQEDTSEVCFLREEPAPYNADFTPENALLRPENSFYWQEF; the protein is encoded by the coding sequence ATGGCACGAGCGAACCGTCATTACATTCCCGGGCAGGTATGGCACATCACGCATCGGTGCCATAAAAAGGAGTTCCTGCTGAAATTCGCCAAAGACAGGCGCCGGTGGCAGTCCTGGCTCTTCGAGGCGAAGAAACGCTTCGGCCTGCGAGTCCTCAATTATGCAGTCACGTCCAATCACATCCATCTGCTGGTGATAGACAGCGCGCCGGAAGTCATTCCCAACAGCATCCAGCTTATTGCCGGAAGAACTGCCCAGGAGTTCAACCAACGCAAGGAACGCAAAGGCGCATTCTGGGAGGATCGTTATCATGCAACGGCGGTAGAACGGAACGAGCACCTTATTCGCTGCCTCGTCTACATCGATCTGAACATGGTCCGTGCAGGAGTCGTGAAGCATCCATCCGAATGGGAAAACGGCGGTTACAACGAAATCCAGAACCCGCGTGAGCGCTATAGCGTGATTGATCAGCAGGGGCTGCGGGAGTTCTGCGGCATCCCTGATTCCGAGCAGGTTGCAGATCACCACCGCAAGTGGGTCGAGGACGCACTGGTAAGTGGTCGGCCTCAACGGGAGAGTCTCTGGAGCGAGAGCATCGCTGTCGGCAGCAGCGGATATGTGGAGGAGATAAAGGCTCGTCTGGGAATAAGGGCGGTAGGGAGAATGATACAAGAGGATACAAGTGAAGTATGTTTCCTGCGAGAAGAGCCAGCGCCTTACAATGCCGATTTCACCCCCGAAAATGCGCTTCTAAGACCTGAAAATAGCTTCTATTGGCAGGAATTCTGA
- a CDS encoding uracil-DNA glycosylase family protein has product MAGILNQFSILIWSDPGIRDPQAPSENGIRKSGTHWIGEDGQLRRPGGFFLDKYLKRVGYSVNPEIKIFARPYTTNVLHCWTGRRNGRRDRQPTAAELQNCKPWWHKEIEFIRPRVVILLGKPAAESFSAVCGDDRPFKDLIVAQGEWMQFGDTSIKRYVLPHPTAPYPEKSAIYSTVFKLVSVDLK; this is encoded by the coding sequence TTGGCAGGAATTCTGAATCAATTCAGCATTTTGATTTGGTCCGACCCCGGGATCCGGGATCCTCAAGCACCATCAGAGAACGGCATAAGAAAGTCAGGCACACACTGGATCGGTGAAGATGGCCAACTTAGGCGGCCAGGTGGCTTCTTTCTTGACAAATACCTGAAGCGGGTAGGTTACAGCGTTAACCCGGAGATTAAAATATTTGCCAGACCATACACAACAAATGTTCTCCATTGCTGGACCGGACGGCGGAACGGGAGAAGAGACCGCCAACCTACCGCTGCTGAACTACAAAATTGTAAGCCATGGTGGCACAAAGAAATTGAATTCATCAGACCAAGGGTGGTTATCCTCCTTGGAAAGCCAGCAGCTGAATCTTTCAGCGCAGTCTGTGGAGACGATAGACCATTCAAGGATCTAATAGTAGCCCAAGGGGAATGGATGCAGTTTGGCGACACCAGCATAAAACGTTACGTCCTTCCCCATCCGACGGCGCCTTATCCTGAAAAATCTGCAATCTACAGTACTGTTTTCAAGCTTGTATCTGTCGACTTGAAGTAG